The following coding sequences are from one Aeromicrobium duanguangcaii window:
- a CDS encoding YggS family pyridoxal phosphate-dependent enzyme → MQRRDELEHHLAAVRERIARACEQSGRSADDVTLIVVTKTHPASDVAILAELGVTDVGENRHPEAGDKHREVVEAGIDLRWHFVGALQTNKAGAVARYADVVQSLDRPKLARALDRGAQAAGRTLRCLIQVDFDTTDPGRAGVPPQEVAALAEVVVSECPHLELGGVMTVAPLGQDPAPSFAHLREISTELTRTVPSATTISAGMSEDFETAIAHGATHVRVGRSVLGQRSILQ, encoded by the coding sequence ATGCAGCGTCGTGACGAGCTGGAGCACCATCTCGCCGCCGTGCGTGAGCGGATCGCCCGCGCGTGCGAGCAGAGCGGTCGCTCGGCGGACGACGTCACGCTGATCGTCGTCACCAAGACCCACCCGGCGTCCGACGTGGCCATCCTGGCCGAGCTCGGAGTCACCGACGTCGGCGAGAACCGCCACCCCGAGGCCGGCGACAAGCACCGCGAGGTCGTCGAGGCCGGGATCGACCTGCGCTGGCACTTCGTCGGCGCCCTGCAGACCAACAAGGCCGGAGCCGTCGCGCGGTACGCCGACGTCGTCCAGAGCCTCGACCGCCCCAAGCTGGCGCGCGCGCTCGACCGCGGCGCGCAGGCCGCCGGACGCACCCTGCGGTGCCTGATCCAGGTCGACTTCGACACGACCGACCCCGGCCGGGCCGGCGTGCCTCCGCAGGAAGTGGCCGCGCTGGCCGAGGTCGTGGTCAGCGAGTGCCCCCACCTCGAGCTCGGCGGCGTGATGACCGTGGCGCCCCTGGGGCAGGACCCCGCACCGAGCTTCGCGCATCTGCGCGAGATCAGCACCGAGCTCACCCGCACCGTGCCGTCGGCGACGACGATCTCGGCCGGGATGAGCGAGGACTTCGAGACCGCCATCGCCCACGGGGCGACACACGTACGCGTGGGTCGCTCGGTGCTCGGGCAGCGGTCCATACTGCAGTAG
- a CDS encoding cell division protein SepF has product MAGAMRRMGEYLGLVEQAEYDDALEYEPEAPARPAAPVRQAAPQQVAPRTVTALDDRRQPGMSVADLARIETVTPRTYNDARTIGESFRSGVPVIMNLSDIGDDDAKRLVDFAAGLVFAVHGTINRITAKVFLLSPEGVQVSDEDRATLAAGGFYNQS; this is encoded by the coding sequence ATGGCTGGCGCAATGCGGAGGATGGGCGAGTACCTGGGACTCGTCGAGCAGGCCGAGTACGACGACGCGCTCGAGTACGAGCCGGAGGCCCCGGCACGCCCTGCCGCACCCGTGCGTCAGGCCGCCCCCCAGCAGGTCGCGCCGCGCACCGTGACGGCGCTCGACGACCGTCGCCAGCCCGGCATGTCCGTGGCCGACCTCGCCCGGATCGAGACCGTCACGCCGCGCACCTACAACGACGCCCGCACGATCGGCGAGTCGTTCCGCTCGGGCGTGCCCGTGATCATGAACCTGTCCGACATCGGCGACGACGACGCCAAGCGGCTCGTCGACTTCGCCGCGGGTCTGGTGTTCGCGGTCCACGGCACGATCAACCGGATCACGGCCAAGGTCTTCCTGCTGTCGCCCGAGGGGGTCCAGGTCTCCGACGAGGACCGGGCCACGCTGGCCGCCGGCGGCTTCTACAACCAGAGCTGA
- a CDS encoding YggT family protein, protein MSLIGSILYNLIYLAIIFVIARFVVDWVQLLARQWQPRGAIAVLCEVIFTVTDPPLRALRKVIPPIRLGGIMLDVSAMVLLLLLFIAQSLVLVIF, encoded by the coding sequence GTGTCGCTGATCGGCTCCATCCTCTACAACCTGATCTACCTGGCGATCATCTTCGTGATCGCCCGGTTCGTCGTGGACTGGGTGCAGCTGCTGGCTCGCCAGTGGCAGCCCCGCGGCGCGATCGCTGTGCTCTGTGAGGTCATCTTCACGGTCACCGATCCGCCGCTGCGCGCGTTGCGCAAGGTCATCCCGCCGATCCGGCTGGGTGGGATCATGCTCGATGTCTCCGCGATGGTGCTGTTGCTGCTGTTGTTCATCGCCCAATCCCTGGTGCTGGTCATCTTTTAG
- a CDS encoding DivIVA domain-containing protein, with translation MALTPQDIRDKQFTAVRLRDGYDMGEVEQFLDEVEVEFERLVNENSELKAKVAELEAALEEASKAQPAPAAAPKPEPVKAPEPVKAPEPAPAPAPAAPQELRVTSTSEASTAAARLLEIASANADQLMDAAKEEADSIIGEARVEAEQLSAEARRNADTLQYESRKRAEQLDVETEQRRKEVISNLERERQELQGEIDHLRAYEREYRARLKAYFQDQLAQLEGSTPVAPKQGTALDGGSE, from the coding sequence ATGGCGCTCACGCCCCAGGACATTCGCGACAAGCAGTTCACCGCCGTGCGCTTGCGCGACGGATACGACATGGGCGAGGTCGAGCAGTTCCTCGACGAGGTAGAGGTCGAGTTCGAGCGTCTCGTCAACGAGAACTCCGAGCTGAAGGCCAAGGTCGCCGAGCTCGAGGCCGCACTCGAAGAGGCGTCGAAGGCCCAGCCCGCTCCCGCGGCCGCCCCCAAGCCCGAGCCCGTCAAGGCCCCCGAGCCGGTCAAGGCGCCCGAGCCCGCGCCCGCCCCGGCGCCCGCCGCTCCGCAGGAGCTGCGCGTCACCTCCACCTCCGAGGCGTCCACCGCCGCGGCGCGTCTGCTCGAGATCGCGTCGGCCAACGCCGACCAGCTCATGGACGCGGCGAAGGAAGAGGCCGACTCCATCATCGGCGAGGCCCGCGTCGAGGCCGAGCAGCTCTCCGCCGAGGCCCGTCGCAACGCCGACACCCTGCAGTACGAGTCGCGCAAGCGCGCCGAGCAGCTGGACGTCGAGACCGAGCAGCGTCGCAAGGAGGTCATCTCCAACCTCGAGCGCGAGCGTCAGGAGCTCCAGGGCGAGATCGACCACCTGCGTGCCTACGAGCGCGAGTACCGCGCCCGCCTGAAGGCCTACTTCCAGGATCAGCTGGCCCAGCTCGAGGGCAGCACCCCGGTGGCGCCGAAGCAGGGCACCGCGCTCGACGGCGGGTCTGAGTGA
- the ileS gene encoding isoleucine--tRNA ligase gives MRYRPVPAHVDLPAMEREILDLWAEQGTFAASLDTPADAPRWTFYEGPPTANGVPGTHHVEARVFKDVFPRFKTMQGYHVDRKAGWDCHGLPVEIAVEKELGFNGKPDIEAYGIAEFNAKCRESVLRNVDVFEDMTERMGYWTDMAHPYRTMDASYVESVWWALSQIHGKGLLVEDYRVAPYCPRCGTTLSDHELAQGYETVVDPSVYVRFPLTSGPWEGTDLLVWTTTPWTLVSNTAVAVHPDVAYVVATDGTDRVVVAEPLVATALGEGWEVTDTITGRDMERWTYRRPFDLVEIPDSHFVVLGDYVTTDDGTGLVHQSPAFGADDMAVCKAYGLPVVNPITTDGHFEADVPLVGGAFFKEADPTLVADLKARGLLFRKLDYEHSYPHCWRCHTPLMYFALPAWYIRTTARKDELLAQNEQTNWYPETIKHGRYGDWLENNIDWSLSRNRFWGTPLPIWRNDADPSKVVCVESLAHLSELTGTDQSGLDPHRPYIDDVTFTIDGEPGTYRRVPEVIDAWFDSGSMPFAQWGYPHVEGSKEKFEQAYPAQYICEAIDQTRGWFYSLMAVGTLVFDRSSYENVVCLGHILAEDGRKMSKHLGNILLPMPLMDEHGADALRWFMAASGSPWSARRIGHNALTEIVRKVLLTYWNTVAFHVLYARAEGWSPADGAAPPVAERGVLDRWLLSQTQDLVREVTAALEDFDTQRAGSLLSTFVDEMSNWYVRRSRKRFWRGDAAALATLHEVLDVLTRLMAPLVPFVTERVWQDVIVPVTPDAAPSVHLASWPQVDESLVIEGLAGRVSLARRVTELGRAARAEAKVRTRQPLRRALIGSAHFDHLGEELREQVCEELNILELGSLADAGADLVEFSAKANFRQLGKRYGKQTPVVAQAIAAADAGELAAALESGSATVTGADGATWQVEPDDVIITERPREGWSVVNEQGETVALDLAIDDELRLAGLAREAVRVIQEARKSAGLEITDRIALTWAAEGETAEALRQHGASIAEEVLAVTFEAGAAEDVRDEDLGLSVSLRKA, from the coding sequence CTGCGCTACCGCCCGGTACCCGCCCATGTCGACCTCCCGGCGATGGAGCGCGAGATCCTCGATCTCTGGGCCGAGCAGGGCACGTTCGCGGCCAGCCTCGACACCCCCGCCGACGCTCCGCGCTGGACCTTCTACGAGGGACCGCCCACCGCCAACGGCGTCCCCGGCACCCACCACGTCGAGGCGCGCGTCTTCAAGGACGTCTTCCCGCGCTTCAAGACGATGCAGGGCTACCACGTCGACCGCAAGGCCGGCTGGGACTGCCACGGCCTGCCCGTCGAGATCGCGGTCGAGAAGGAGCTGGGCTTCAACGGCAAGCCCGACATCGAGGCCTACGGCATCGCCGAGTTCAACGCCAAGTGCCGCGAGTCGGTGCTGCGCAACGTCGACGTCTTCGAGGACATGACCGAGCGCATGGGCTACTGGACCGACATGGCCCACCCCTATCGCACGATGGACGCCTCCTACGTCGAGAGCGTCTGGTGGGCGCTGTCGCAGATCCACGGCAAGGGCCTGCTGGTCGAGGACTACCGGGTCGCCCCGTACTGCCCGCGCTGCGGCACGACCCTGTCGGACCACGAGCTGGCCCAGGGCTACGAGACCGTCGTCGATCCCTCGGTCTACGTCCGCTTCCCGCTGACGTCCGGCCCGTGGGAGGGCACCGACCTGCTGGTGTGGACCACGACCCCGTGGACGCTGGTCTCGAACACCGCCGTCGCCGTCCACCCCGACGTCGCCTACGTGGTCGCGACCGACGGCACCGACCGGGTCGTCGTCGCCGAGCCGCTGGTCGCCACCGCCCTGGGCGAGGGCTGGGAGGTCACCGACACCATCACCGGCCGCGACATGGAGCGCTGGACCTACCGCCGCCCGTTCGACCTGGTCGAGATCCCGGACTCGCACTTCGTCGTCCTGGGCGACTACGTCACGACCGACGACGGCACGGGCCTGGTGCACCAGTCCCCCGCCTTCGGCGCCGACGACATGGCGGTGTGCAAGGCCTACGGCCTGCCCGTCGTCAACCCGATCACGACCGACGGCCACTTCGAGGCCGACGTCCCCCTCGTGGGCGGCGCGTTCTTCAAGGAGGCCGACCCGACGCTGGTCGCCGACCTCAAGGCGCGCGGACTGCTGTTCCGCAAGCTCGACTACGAGCACAGCTACCCGCACTGCTGGCGTTGCCACACGCCGCTGATGTACTTCGCCCTCCCGGCCTGGTACATCCGCACCACGGCGCGCAAGGACGAGCTGCTGGCGCAGAACGAGCAGACGAACTGGTACCCCGAGACCATCAAGCACGGCCGCTACGGCGACTGGCTCGAGAACAACATCGACTGGTCCCTGTCACGCAACCGGTTCTGGGGCACTCCCCTGCCGATCTGGCGCAACGACGCCGATCCGAGCAAGGTCGTGTGTGTCGAGTCGCTGGCGCACCTGTCCGAGCTGACCGGCACCGACCAGTCGGGCCTGGACCCGCACCGCCCGTACATCGACGACGTGACCTTCACGATCGACGGCGAGCCCGGCACCTACCGCCGCGTCCCCGAGGTCATCGACGCGTGGTTCGACTCCGGCTCGATGCCGTTCGCGCAGTGGGGCTACCCCCACGTCGAGGGCTCGAAGGAGAAGTTCGAGCAGGCCTACCCCGCGCAGTACATCTGTGAGGCCATCGACCAGACCCGCGGCTGGTTCTACTCGCTCATGGCCGTCGGCACCCTGGTGTTCGACCGCTCCAGCTACGAGAACGTCGTGTGCCTGGGCCACATCCTGGCCGAGGACGGCCGCAAGATGAGCAAGCACCTGGGCAACATCCTGCTGCCCATGCCGCTCATGGACGAGCACGGCGCCGACGCCCTGCGCTGGTTCATGGCGGCCTCCGGCTCGCCGTGGTCGGCCCGCCGGATCGGCCACAACGCGCTGACCGAGATCGTCCGCAAGGTGCTGCTGACCTACTGGAACACCGTGGCGTTCCACGTCCTGTACGCCCGGGCCGAGGGCTGGAGCCCTGCCGACGGCGCCGCTCCCCCGGTCGCCGAGCGCGGCGTGCTGGACCGCTGGCTGCTGTCGCAGACGCAGGACCTCGTCCGCGAGGTCACCGCGGCCCTCGAGGACTTCGACACCCAGCGCGCCGGCAGCCTGCTGTCGACGTTCGTCGACGAGATGTCCAACTGGTACGTCCGCCGCTCGCGCAAGCGCTTCTGGCGTGGCGACGCGGCGGCCCTGGCCACCCTGCACGAGGTGCTGGACGTCCTGACGCGCCTCATGGCGCCGCTGGTGCCGTTCGTCACCGAGCGGGTGTGGCAGGACGTCATCGTCCCGGTCACTCCGGACGCCGCCCCGTCGGTGCACCTCGCCTCGTGGCCGCAGGTCGACGAGTCCCTCGTCATCGAGGGACTGGCCGGTCGCGTCTCGCTGGCGCGCCGAGTCACCGAGCTCGGCCGGGCCGCCCGCGCGGAGGCCAAGGTTCGCACCCGCCAGCCGCTGCGTCGCGCGCTGATCGGCTCGGCGCACTTCGATCACCTCGGCGAGGAGCTGCGCGAGCAGGTCTGCGAGGAGTTGAACATCCTCGAGCTCGGCTCACTGGCCGACGCCGGCGCCGACCTCGTCGAGTTCTCGGCGAAGGCCAACTTCCGTCAGCTGGGCAAGCGGTACGGCAAGCAGACCCCGGTGGTGGCCCAGGCGATCGCCGCGGCCGACGCCGGCGAGCTGGCCGCCGCGCTGGAGTCCGGCTCCGCCACCGTCACGGGCGCCGACGGCGCGACGTGGCAGGTCGAGCCCGACGACGTCATCATCACCGAGCGCCCGCGCGAGGGCTGGTCCGTCGTCAACGAGCAGGGTGAGACCGTCGCCCTGGACCTGGCGATCGACGACGAGCTGCGCCTGGCCGGACTCGCCCGCGAGGCGGTCCGCGTGATCCAGGAGGCCCGCAAGTCCGCCGGCCTGGAGATCACCGACCGCATCGCACTGACGTGGGCCGCCGAGGGCGAGACCGCCGAGGCGCTGCGCCAGCACGGCGCCAGCATCGCCGAGGAGGTGCTCGCGGTGACGTTCGAGGCCGGAGCCGCCGAGGACGTGCGCGACGAGGACCTCGGTCTGTCGGTCAGCCTGCGCAAGGCCTGA
- a CDS encoding TraR/DksA family transcriptional regulator has product MPKTSLAVRSDETPWTDAEAAAVREELVEDLARLKSELVDSARDLQDILAGGVDGAGNDQADVGSNSLERDAELSLAANQRELLIQTEKALARLGDGTYGVCELCGEAIGKLRLMAFPRATLCMDCKRREERR; this is encoded by the coding sequence ATGCCCAAGACTTCGCTGGCCGTCCGCTCGGACGAGACGCCCTGGACCGACGCCGAGGCTGCGGCCGTGCGCGAGGAACTCGTCGAGGACCTCGCCCGTCTGAAGTCCGAACTCGTCGATTCCGCGCGGGATCTGCAGGACATTCTGGCCGGTGGTGTCGACGGCGCGGGCAACGATCAGGCCGACGTCGGATCCAACAGCCTCGAGCGCGACGCCGAGCTCTCGCTCGCCGCGAACCAGCGCGAGCTGCTGATCCAGACCGAGAAGGCCCTGGCGCGTCTCGGTGACGGCACGTACGGCGTGTGCGAGCTGTGCGGCGAGGCCATCGGCAAGCTGCGCCTCATGGCGTTCCCTCGCGCGACGCTGTGCATGGACTGCAAGCGCCGTGAGGAGCGTCGCTGA
- the lspA gene encoding signal peptidase II produces the protein MASSAEPAAAPVGRRRVALFSVVAFLVVAVDQLTKWWAVDRLDGHDPIPVVGDLLSLRFVLNPGAALGTGAGYTIVLSAIAIAVTITLIVIAPRLRDTWWAVGLGLFLGGAVGNLMDRLFREPAFLRGHVVDFIDYAGFFVGNVADIALTVAAIVIIWRSWRGHRFDGTREPT, from the coding sequence GTGGCCTCCTCCGCGGAACCCGCGGCCGCGCCCGTCGGCCGGCGCCGGGTCGCCCTGTTCTCGGTCGTCGCCTTCCTCGTCGTCGCGGTGGACCAGCTCACCAAGTGGTGGGCGGTCGACCGGCTCGACGGCCATGACCCGATCCCCGTGGTCGGCGACCTGCTGAGCCTGCGATTCGTGCTCAACCCCGGCGCCGCGCTCGGCACCGGCGCGGGCTACACGATCGTGCTGAGCGCGATCGCCATCGCGGTGACGATCACCCTCATCGTCATCGCCCCCCGGCTGCGCGACACCTGGTGGGCGGTGGGGCTGGGGCTGTTCCTCGGGGGAGCGGTCGGTAACCTGATGGATCGGCTGTTCCGTGAGCCCGCGTTCCTGCGGGGTCACGTGGTGGACTTCATCGACTACGCGGGATTCTTCGTGGGGAACGTGGCCGACATCGCCCTGACCGTCGCGGCGATCGTCATCATCTGGCGCTCGTGGCGCGGTCACCGCTTCGACGGAACGAGAGAACCTACGTGA
- a CDS encoding RluA family pseudouridine synthase: MTHDDPTEQRSVYVPEGLAGERVDVALARLFGVSRTRAGELVADGLVLLDGAQPIKSERVEAGALLEATIPAPRRAVVVPSAVDGMSIVHEDDDIVVVDKPVGVAAHPGIGWDGPTVSGHLAGVGVRISTSGAPERQGIVQRLDVGTSGLMVIAKSERAYTILKQAFRDRTVDKTYHALVQGHPDPHTGTIDAPIARHPKHDFKFTVRADGRPSVTHYDTLEAHRYASLLDIKLETGRTHQIRVHMAAIKHPCVGDPLYGADPVLAKRVGLERQWLHAVRLGFIHPGTGEPVEYESPYPADLQHALDVIRDLD; this comes from the coding sequence GTGACCCACGACGACCCGACCGAGCAGCGCAGCGTCTACGTCCCCGAGGGACTGGCGGGCGAGCGGGTCGACGTCGCGCTGGCCCGGCTGTTCGGTGTGTCCCGCACGCGGGCCGGAGAGCTGGTCGCCGACGGACTGGTGCTGCTCGACGGCGCCCAGCCCATCAAGTCCGAGCGGGTCGAGGCCGGCGCCCTGCTCGAGGCCACGATCCCCGCACCGCGCCGCGCCGTCGTCGTGCCGAGCGCGGTCGACGGGATGAGCATCGTCCACGAGGACGACGACATCGTCGTGGTCGACAAGCCCGTGGGCGTCGCCGCCCACCCCGGCATCGGCTGGGACGGGCCCACCGTCTCGGGCCACCTCGCCGGTGTCGGCGTGCGGATCTCGACCAGCGGCGCCCCCGAGCGCCAGGGCATCGTGCAGCGCCTCGACGTCGGCACGAGCGGCCTGATGGTCATCGCCAAGTCCGAGCGCGCGTACACGATCCTCAAGCAGGCGTTCCGCGACCGCACGGTCGACAAGACCTACCACGCGCTGGTCCAGGGTCACCCCGATCCGCACACCGGCACGATCGACGCCCCGATCGCGCGCCACCCCAAGCACGACTTCAAGTTCACGGTCCGCGCGGACGGCCGCCCGAGCGTCACGCACTACGACACGCTCGAGGCCCACCGGTACGCGTCGCTGCTCGACATCAAGCTCGAGACCGGCCGCACCCACCAGATCCGCGTGCACATGGCCGCGATCAAGCACCCCTGTGTCGGCGATCCGCTCTACGGCGCCGACCCGGTGCTGGCCAAGCGGGTCGGCCTCGAGCGCCAGTGGCTGCACGCCGTCCGCCTGGGCTTCATCCACCCGGGCACGGGGGAGCCGGTGGAGTACGAGAGCCCGTACCCCGCCGACCTGCAGCACGCGCTCGACGTCATTCGCGACCTGGACTGA
- a CDS encoding pyridoxal phosphate-dependent aminotransferase codes for MSHVVRQSEKLRDVLYDIRGPVSARAAQLEAEGHRILKLNIGNPQPFGFDAPAEILQDVIAGLPTSQGYSDSRGIQSARRAVVHHYQLQEGFPALDIDDVWLGNGVSELIQVALQALLDNGDEVLIPAPDYPLWTAVTNLAGGRPVHYLCDEANDWNPDLEDLESKITDRTKVIVVINPNNPTGAVYSRETLTAIADLARKHDLILMSDEIYDKILYDDAVHIPMSSVAPDVLTLTFNGLSKAYRVCGYRAGWVVVTGPLQRAQDYLEGITLLASMRLCPNVPAQNAIQVALGGYQSIKELILPGGRLLEQRDTAVNELRKIPGVSVVAPRGALYAFPHLDPEVHPIKDDQQLVLDLLMSEKILLTQGTGFNWPDPDHLRIVTLPWSRDLAEAIQRMGNFLSSYRQA; via the coding sequence ATGAGCCATGTCGTGCGCCAGTCGGAGAAGTTGAGGGATGTCCTGTACGACATCCGCGGCCCCGTCAGCGCGCGAGCTGCCCAGCTGGAGGCCGAGGGTCACCGGATCCTCAAGCTCAACATCGGCAACCCGCAGCCGTTCGGCTTCGACGCGCCGGCCGAGATCCTGCAGGACGTGATCGCCGGGCTGCCGACGTCGCAGGGCTACTCCGACTCCCGCGGCATCCAGTCCGCGCGCCGGGCCGTCGTGCACCACTACCAGCTGCAGGAGGGCTTCCCGGCGCTGGACATCGACGACGTGTGGCTCGGCAACGGCGTCAGCGAGCTGATCCAGGTCGCGCTGCAGGCCCTGCTGGACAACGGCGACGAGGTGCTGATCCCCGCGCCGGACTACCCGCTGTGGACCGCGGTGACGAACCTCGCCGGCGGACGTCCCGTGCACTACCTGTGCGACGAGGCCAACGACTGGAACCCCGATCTGGAGGACCTCGAGTCCAAGATCACGGACCGGACCAAGGTCATCGTGGTCATCAACCCGAACAACCCGACGGGCGCGGTCTACAGCCGCGAGACGCTCACGGCGATCGCGGACCTGGCCCGCAAGCACGACCTGATCCTGATGTCGGACGAGATCTACGACAAGATCCTCTACGACGACGCGGTCCACATCCCGATGTCCAGCGTGGCCCCGGACGTGCTGACGCTGACCTTCAACGGCCTGTCCAAGGCGTACCGGGTGTGCGGCTACCGGGCCGGCTGGGTCGTCGTGACCGGCCCGCTCCAGCGGGCCCAGGACTACCTCGAGGGCATCACCCTGCTGGCGTCGATGCGACTGTGCCCCAACGTGCCGGCGCAGAACGCCATCCAGGTCGCGCTGGGGGGATACCAGTCGATCAAGGAGCTGATCCTGCCCGGCGGGCGTCTGCTCGAGCAGCGCGACACGGCGGTGAACGAGCTGCGCAAGATCCCCGGTGTCAGCGTGGTCGCGCCGCGCGGCGCGCTGTACGCGTTCCCCCACCTGGACCCGGAGGTCCACCCGATCAAGGACGACCAGCAGCTCGTGCTCGACCTCTTGATGAGCGAGAAGATCCTGCTGACCCAGGGCACGGGCTTCAACTGGCCCGATCCCGATCACCTGCGCATCGTGACCCTGCCGTGGTCGCGGGACCTGGCCGAGGCGATCCAGCGGATGGGCAACTTCCTCAGCAGCTACCGCCAGGCCTAG
- a CDS encoding ATP-binding cassette domain-containing protein — MSDMIRATGLVKRYGDVEALGGLDLAVPEGTVLGLLGPNGAGKTTAVRILTTLLTPDEGQATVAGVDVLADPDGVRRRIGLSGQYAAVDEYLTGYENLEMVGRLYGMKAKAAGARARDLLRRFDLADAADRPSKTYSGGMRRRLDLAGALVAEPPVIVLDEPTTGLDPRSRQGMWEVISDLVASGATVLLTTQYLEEADLLADNIIVIDRGRAIAEGTADQLKSQVGGDRIEVVLQDPAHAPRVRDFLAEVAKGEVSVRDRALSVAVSGSGADDLMQVLGNVRGAGIDVLDIGLRRPTLDDVFLSLTGHEAENGSTEQEDQR; from the coding sequence ATGAGCGACATGATCCGCGCGACCGGACTGGTCAAGCGCTATGGCGACGTCGAGGCCCTGGGGGGACTCGACCTGGCGGTGCCCGAGGGCACCGTCCTGGGTTTGCTCGGGCCCAACGGTGCGGGCAAGACGACTGCTGTCCGCATCCTCACCACCTTGCTGACCCCCGACGAGGGGCAGGCCACCGTGGCCGGCGTCGACGTGCTGGCCGACCCCGACGGGGTGCGACGGCGGATCGGTCTGTCGGGCCAGTACGCGGCCGTCGACGAGTACCTGACCGGCTACGAGAACCTCGAGATGGTCGGGCGGCTCTACGGGATGAAGGCGAAGGCCGCCGGCGCCCGCGCCCGCGACCTGCTCCGGCGCTTCGACCTGGCGGACGCGGCCGACCGGCCCTCCAAGACCTATTCCGGGGGCATGCGACGGCGTCTGGATCTCGCCGGTGCCCTCGTGGCCGAGCCGCCGGTGATCGTGCTCGACGAGCCGACGACGGGACTGGACCCGCGCAGTCGCCAGGGGATGTGGGAGGTCATCTCCGACCTGGTGGCCTCCGGCGCGACGGTCCTGCTGACGACGCAGTACCTCGAGGAGGCCGATCTGCTGGCCGACAACATCATCGTGATCGACCGCGGCCGCGCGATCGCCGAGGGCACCGCCGACCAGCTCAAGTCGCAGGTCGGCGGTGACCGGATCGAGGTCGTCCTGCAGGATCCCGCGCACGCCCCTCGGGTCCGCGACTTCCTGGCCGAGGTCGCCAAGGGCGAGGTCTCGGTCCGCGATCGCGCGCTCTCGGTCGCGGTCAGCGGATCGGGCGCCGACGACCTCATGCAGGTCCTGGGCAACGTCCGTGGCGCCGGCATCGACGTCCTCGACATCGGGCTGCGACGGCCCACCCTCGATGACGTCTTCTTGTCCCTCACGGGCCACGAGGCCGAGAACGGCTCCACCGAGCAGGAGGACCAGCGATGA
- a CDS encoding ABC transporter permease, whose protein sequence is MTITTTERNRPFRVLSDGWVCAKRNLIKIKRVPEIMVFVLISPIMFVLLFAYVFGGAIDPGLGLDYKEFLIGGIFAQTVVFGATFSGAAMAEDMQKGFIDRFRSLPMSRSAVLVGRTGADVVYNVLSLIIMALTGLAVGWRAHEGLPKMMAGFGLLLAFAYAISWIMAWIGLIVPSVDVINNASFIVIMPLTFVSNAFVPLRDFPAFLKPFVEWNPVSAVTQAVRELFGNVPDRAPEPEAWSLQNPALYTLIWVVLIVAVFVPLSVRAYQKASAK, encoded by the coding sequence ATGACCATCACCACCACCGAGCGGAACCGCCCGTTCCGCGTCCTCAGCGACGGATGGGTCTGCGCCAAGCGCAACCTCATCAAGATCAAGCGCGTCCCCGAGATCATGGTCTTCGTCCTCATCAGCCCGATCATGTTCGTCCTGCTCTTCGCGTACGTGTTCGGTGGTGCGATCGACCCCGGTCTCGGCTTGGACTACAAGGAGTTCCTGATCGGCGGCATCTTCGCCCAGACCGTGGTGTTCGGTGCCACGTTCTCCGGCGCGGCGATGGCCGAGGACATGCAGAAGGGCTTCATCGACCGGTTCCGGTCGCTGCCGATGTCCAGGTCGGCCGTGTTGGTCGGGCGGACAGGAGCCGACGTCGTCTACAACGTGCTCTCGTTGATCATCATGGCGCTCACAGGTCTCGCGGTCGGCTGGCGTGCCCATGAAGGCCTTCCGAAGATGATGGCGGGATTCGGGCTCCTGCTCGCGTTCGCCTATGCGATCAGCTGGATCATGGCGTGGATCGGGCTCATCGTGCCGAGTGTCGACGTGATCAACAACGCGTCGTTCATCGTGATCATGCCGCTGACCTTCGTCTCGAACGCCTTCGTCCCTCTCCGGGACTTCCCGGCTTTCCTGAAGCCGTTCGTCGAATGGAACCCGGTTTCCGCAGTCACCCAGGCTGTTCGAGAACTGTTCGGCAACGTTCCGGATCGGGCTCCTGAACCCGAGGCCTGGAGCCTTCAGAACCCCGCGCTCTACACCCTCATCTGGGTCGTGCTGATCGTGGCGGTCTTCGTGCCGCTGTCGGTGCGGGCGTACCAGAAGGCCAGTGCCAAGTAG